The Nitrospiria bacterium genome includes the window GGATTTCGTCGGTGTGGTGTCCCCGGCCTGCCGGGCGTTGCGAAGCCGCATCGTCAGCGGGTCGATTCCCAATGCTTCGCCAATCATGTCGAGCTGAATGTCAACGCCGCAGGCAAAGCCCCTTCCGTGGGTGCGGAACATCCCCCGGATGGGCTTGTTTGTAAGGATCCGGTAGCCGTTATAGCGGACATTCTCCATCCGGTACGCCTGCTCCATGCAGAGGAAAGGAACGGAGGTCGCGATGGGGCCCGTGGAGCTGTAGGCACCGCCGTCCATGTGACAGGTAATGTCACGGGCCACGACCCTGCCCGCTTTGTCGACGCCAGTTTTTATCTTGGTGATCATCGAGTGGGCCTGTCGGGTGCAGACGGTGTTTTCTTCCCGTGTGTAGACGATCTTTACGGGCCGTTGCGCCTTCTTCGCGAGAAACGCACAGATGACGTCGGCGGGGGATATTTCAGATCGGCCTCCGAAGGCGCCGCCGATCGTGATCTTGCGCACCCTGACCTTGTTGAGAGGGATCTTGAGCACATTCGAGAGGGGTTTCGCTTTCAGATGGGGCCCGGCGTTGGGCATCCAAATTTCAAGGTTTCCCGCGTGGTCGAACTGGGCCGCCACCGCGTAGGGTTCCCCCTGAAAATAGGAATCCTCCGGCGCGGTAAAGGTATCTTCCCTGATGAGATAAGATTCGGCGAAACCTTTTTCAACATCTCCCACGTCAATGACGACGTGGACATTAACGTTGTTGGGATAGACATCGTGAAGCTGAGGCGCGCCGGGCGCCAGCGCCTCCTCGATGGAATAGACTGCCGGGAGAACTTCGTACGTGACGTCGATCAGCGACAGTGCTTCCAGTGCC containing:
- a CDS encoding molybdopterin cofactor-binding domain-containing protein, with the translated sequence MEKFSYIGKDMKRIDAACKATGEALFAADLALPRMLVGKVLRSPHAHARIVEIDPSKAEKLPGVKAVVTAKDTCGDKWGVFRYTQDQQFLPTEKVRYVGEEVAAVAAIDEDTALEALSLIDVTYEVLPAVYSIEEALAPGAPQLHDVYPNNVNVHVVIDVGDVEKGFAESYLIREDTFTAPEDSYFQGEPYAVAAQFDHAGNLEIWMPNAGPHLKAKPLSNVLKIPLNKVRVRKITIGGAFGGRSEISPADVICAFLAKKAQRPVKIVYTREENTVCTRQAHSMITKIKTGVDKAGRVVARDITCHMDGGAYSSTGPIATSVPFLCMEQAYRMENVRYNGYRILTNKPIRGMFRTHGRGFACGVDIQLDMIGEALGIDPLTMRLRNARQAGDTTPTKS